From the Portunus trituberculatus isolate SZX2019 chromosome 8, ASM1759143v1, whole genome shotgun sequence genome, the window gtgtgcctgtgtgcctatgtgcctgtgtgtctgtgtgcctatgtgtctgtgtgtctgtgtgtctgtgtgcctgtgtgcctgtgtgacgCACGTGAAGGCTGGCGGGCTTCATTACGCTTGTGTACTCAATGGTCAGGGGATTAGTGGACAGTGTACGGTTGTGCCTGAGGTAGTCAGCGATCACTCTGCCCTCAGCATCTCCATcccaataaagaagaaagctcCACCACAACTAGCGAGAAAGAGGCTTTGTTTGCCAAAAACAAAGGCTGGGCTTCAAACACTTATCGACGATCTTACAGAGTGGAACAGCTGCTGTGATGGATACTATGAAGATCTTAGATACAAAACTGACTAAACAGCAAAGTAGTGAAGAGCCACCGCAGAACAGGTGTGCATTGATTACCTTCACCCACAGGTGCCATTACCCAAAAGTTGGTTGATTTCTATGTTACATAATCAGCTTCACTACACACCAAGGCTGCGTGTAGAGTGCTGTGTCACTCTGCCACTCTGTGCTCACCCATGGCGTTGCTGTTGAGGAGCAGCACGCCGTGGGCTCGCCCGTCGTTCTCCACACACTGGTAGAACGGATGCACCCATACAGGTTCACTTGCTTTCCGGCCTGcaacaaggaaacaaggaacATTTCTAGTATTTCCCTGCACCACAGGCTGGCCTCCTTCAGGCAAACCACAAGCACTACATCCAGCCACAAGACTGTCTGCCGCTGAGGTCCCTGGCCTGCCACAGGAAATCTCTGCCTATACCTGTGGCACGGGTCCCTCGTCTCGGGAGAAGAGCCGCCACACTGAGCCGTCCATCACGTGTCGGAAGGAGTCGTGTGCGTTCTCCCTGAGGCCGTACGCATTCTTGCTGGGCAGCGCCGTGCTGATGCTGAGGAACTGCTCGGTGAAGGTCAGGCCACCAATCCTTGTGTCAAAcctgaggagtgagggagagcgaGTGTCACAACAATTGTGGTGAGCCgtggtgcacacacacatcaccacaccactacagcaCACACTggtgcacatacacacacacacacacactgggcacacacacacacacacacacacacacacacacacacacacacacacacacacacacacacacacacacacacacacacacacacacacacacacacacacacacacacacacacacacacacacacacacacacacacacacacacacacacacacacacacacacacacacacacacacacacacacacacacacacacacacacacacacacacacacacacacacacacacacacacacacacacacacacacacacacacacacacacacacacacacacacacacacacacgtaatgtaTTTCTGTCTTGTAATTTTCGTCCTGTACTTTCTTAAGCCAAGATTTCACTGCACAAGTGTTATCTCATTTCATAAACCACCTTCACGCCTGTATATGTTAGTTATGAATCTAAATACGCACTCCGTGACTCTGATCAATTTTCGCAGCGATGAAAATTTAGTTATGTCTCAGAAGCGACTGACTCAACATCTGCTTGAGTTACACTGACTTCTTTACTCAGATGGCTTTTGTTGCGGCCATTGGGCCATTGGGTTTCGTTGGTGAGCCACTCGGGGCCTCGAAACCATAGTGTCCGCTTTACTAGCTCCTGTAGTGACACACCTCGACTCAGCAAATCTGTTGGGTTAGCTTTAGTCTCCACATGTCTGAAGTTATACTTTCGCTGTAATTCACAGATTTCATTTACTCTGTTCATGACATAATTATGGAAGTTTGGAATTATTATTCCTGATCCATTGTAATGCTACCTCGTTATCACACCACAGGTAAGTTTGTGGTATGTCGAGATGTTGTGGTAACATTCACATGATTTACGTTACTCATTGATGGCTGATGTTCCTCAGTGTGATCTTCTTCCCTACTTTGTGCTTGTGTAGTCTTACTGCCCGGTACTTTAGTTGCTTTATTATCGTAACTCTTGCACAAAGTCGTGTGGTGAATCCCTCGGGAACACTTTCTACATTGTTGCAATTTAATGTTACAAACCTTTGGATTATGATTTCCCATACACCGAGCACAGAGGTTTAATACTCCAAGTCTGTGTATTCGTTCATGACCACTTCTGTAGGTAGTTAGTGCAGTAAGAATCCTTGTGACCTGCACCGCAAAATCTGCATTTCATATCGTAACTTTCTTTGCCGCCTTTAATTGGAGTTCTGGAAGCAAAGTATGTTCCCACTTGCCTTTCTGGTGCACGTTCCGAGAACACTGTTGGAATCTCTGGCTTTGATGCTTTtggtttttgttgattttccaCTTCCATGTGAGACACAAGATCCCTGATGCCTTCATTTAATTGATCTAAATTCAAATAATTAACTTCATATTTTAGATATAACTGTcttatggtggtagtggataACTCATGCTCAAAC encodes:
- the LOC123501130 gene encoding maltase-glucoamylase, intestinal-like → MCVCTTAHHNCCDTRSPSLLRFDTRIGGLTFTEQFLSISTALPSKNAYGLRENAHDSFRHVMDGSVWRLFSRDEGPVPQAGKQVNLYGCIRSTSVWRTTGEPTACCSSTATPWVSTEWQSDTALYTQPWCVVKLIM